The following nucleotide sequence is from Pasteurella multocida.
TCCATAAATACAAAAAGCCATCAAAAATTGTCCAAATTGCGTTCATTATCGCACATTCTGAAATAACTGTGCAAATATCCAGTTAATCTTATTTTTTAACATAGATCTTTTTCTCATTTTAGGGCAAAATAGTCAAAATGATCAGCACAATTTGAAAGAAAACGTAAGAGGACTATATGGCTGGAGTAAATAAAGTAATTATTGTAGGAAACTTAGGTAACGATCCTGAAATCCGCACAATGCCAAATGGTGAAGCCGTAGCCAATATCAGCGTCGCGACCAGTGAAAGCTGGATCGACAAAAATACTAACGAACGTCGTGAAGTCACCGAATGGCATCGCATCGTATTCTACCGTCGCCAAGCTGAAGTGGCTGGGGAATATCTGCGTAAAGGTTCAAAAGTGTATGTAGAAGGGCGCCTAAAAACCCGTAAATGGCAAGACCAAAATGGGCAAGACCGCTACACTACCGAGATCCAAGGCGACGTGTTGCAAATGCTCGACAGCCGTAACGAACGTCAACAAACCGGCGGCTATGCCCCACAAACCGCTTCGCCACAATATAATGCCCCAACAGGTGGCTACGGCGCACAACCTTCTCGTCCAGCGACAAAACCCGCTCCACAAAACGAACCTCCAATGGACATGGGCTTTGAGGAAGATAATATTCCGTTTTAACCATAAAAAAACAACCCCTAGCAATGTTAGGGGTTGTTTTAATTATAGCTAGACAAAGTCTAGCTATAAAAACCATACGCTTT
It contains:
- a CDS encoding single-stranded DNA-binding protein — translated: MAGVNKVIIVGNLGNDPEIRTMPNGEAVANISVATSESWIDKNTNERREVTEWHRIVFYRRQAEVAGEYLRKGSKVYVEGRLKTRKWQDQNGQDRYTTEIQGDVLQMLDSRNERQQTGGYAPQTASPQYNAPTGGYGAQPSRPATKPAPQNEPPMDMGFEEDNIPF